In Acanthochromis polyacanthus isolate Apoly-LR-REF ecotype Palm Island chromosome 9, KAUST_Apoly_ChrSc, whole genome shotgun sequence, the DNA window aacgaagccgtcaggcgggctatggaggtcGTGGTCGGAGAGCgagcgagcaccccgagccaaaaaacgtcctgcagtctcttggcctgacaagccgtgggaatggtaacttttctggaagttgctgagccctgatgctctctcagctcctccacaagcaaaacaaatgtgttcgcggttgcgtagtgcgtagctcgcccatcTCTGCATGGGGTTGCTTGCTGTgtgcgtaaccgttgattgacagcatgacaaagctgaagcttgaacttgattggtcggcagcgaccggcgctttttggaataacatgggggtctatgagaggaaggaggagctcatgaataaattttcatatcgcgttatactaactttatattatagtatcgaactagactaacacatttaagctttgttaaaaaatgatacataaattgaaaacaaacggaaactccggacagcagctttaaggaacACATTGACGATTATTTTGACTATCTCCATGACAAAACTATATCACTTTGTTTCAGTTGTGGCTTAGTCTTTGTTTCTCAGTGTTCTTTGCATTGAGCACAGCTAAAGACAGCACCAATAAATGTTACCACATATATCAGTTATTGAAAACGTAAATATTCATTACTGTGTATTAGCATCGATGTAACATGTTAGTCTAATGAGTATTTCCATGTTTTGAATCTTCATTGCTGTTGTGTGAGAttagaaaaacatgaataacTTTACTGCTAGCCTAAAtgcaaatacagaaatgaaacaagaaaagcactcagagagcgcagtactccgccaaggctgctcagttgttgtatgatttccggcGGATGAaatcagtggtggatttgtagtaggattgcaatcatgtgattggattgtcaacaggcagctgatgtagtgtttactagtagtcatagttacagtgatgctgtgccgctatctggcaatgatacataaatctttaacaaatctgtggatctagACTACAAGCTGTatcattgccaaaatctaatcacttggtccttgtgtgtcatttctgaccttccctgaaaatttcatccaaatccgttaatccatttttgagtaatgttgcaaacagacaaacagacagacagacaaacaaacatggaTCGTCACATGACTTTGCCGCGTTCCTTGGTAACTAGGCCACTTGGACAAGGTCCATTAGTTGTCAAGGCAACAGAGCATCCACATTGTTTGGTTTTCACAAAAATGCACCGAATGGATGAGCAGCACGgtgaaaaaagcagaaagaattcTGGTGACGTAATATTACCACAAGTAGTTACTCATGCTTCTTTGTCATCCAATGTGCTGAAACACCACAATTTTTAGataacaataaaactttaaaagttGTTAGGTGTTTCAGCCAGAGGGCATTCATGTTCTTTGTGAGTGCTTtgggaaaaggaggaggaattTAGAGTGAGCAAACTTTTGTAGAATCCCTTGTGTGCAGGCAGGCATGTGGGAAGGATTAGTAGGCAGAATGAGGCAGAACCCTGAACAGCCCCCCTAACCCCACCCCATTTCAGCTCCCACACTCTGTCCTGCTGAACGGAAACAACATTCAGCCTGAGCAGCTGCAAGCTGGGGGAACATTTTCAGCAGCTACTTCTTCTCAGTCCCGAAAGTGCCTTACAATATCAGcgaaatgggggaaaaaagagactGCTGTGCTAAGATGGCATCTGTGAAAACTCTGCTTAATCTGGGACTCTTTTTGTCTGCCTGGAGCATCACCACTGCAGGTAAAAATCacatgatagatagatagatagatagatagatagatagatagatagatagatagatagatagatagatagatagatagatagatagatagatagataaaattAGATCAGAGTAGATTCAACTGTATCATCTTGAACAGAGTACAAATACCAAGACAACAAAATACAGTTTAGCAGTAGACATGTGAGGATGTTACCACAACCTGTAAACGAAACAAAATGTTCCAGAACATTCTGTGTGATTTCTGAACACATGATATTTCAAACTGTATGAAAACTGTCAAAGCAGTACTTTGTAGGACTGTTTCTAGAATGTATCAGCATTACTTTTGGCTCCTGTTCAGCTTTGCTCATTGGCAAAGTCTGTCTTTAATTAAGGTCTGTTTATGTAGAAGAAAAGGACAGAGAGGTGAATGTCAAGGTTGTTTTTCCAACTGACTGTAAATGTTCACATGTGGTTTAATGTGATAGTTAACTGCATTTGCTCACCGAaatcaaactaaaacaaaaactgaaaagcatAATATTCGAAGATCATTGAATTGTGGaaagtaaatgtagtgttgtTTCATCCACAGATGAGAACTTTGTCCCTAAAGCAGAGAATGTTCACTGGGTCTCGTTGGACTTTAAGACCATCCTTAGCTGGACTACCAAACCATCGGACTATACATACTCTGTCCTGTACTCTATGTGAGTTCAcacatactatgtttttctatctttgtggggacataccattgactcccattcatatctaacccctaacccttaccctaaccctaaccctaaccttaaccaaacccgaaccctaaccaaaacaatggctaaccctaaagaaacgtttttgcacttttacttttttcagtaacaacaacatggccaagaaaacactgtttaaacttgtggggaccaaaatgaggtccccacaagtgacgtAGTTTTTGGATTTCCTACAGTTGTTTGGACATTTTGGCCCCACAATGTAAcaaatgctaaaacacacactcccacacacacacacacacacacacacacctgagccaaaatgtaaaacaaaaccgaaaaacacaaaacaaaataaacaaacaaaacttacTCAAATTTCATGAAACCTGGTAGAGAAGAGCAACATGGGCAAAAGAAGGGCCAAGAAATTACAAAACAGGACCTCAGTCTTGACAGAGAACTACAACAGAAAAGCGATCGCTAAAAGAGGGAATCTTCctccatttgtctgtctgttctatGCTTTTCTTAACAACAGTTTATCTCAGAATCAGAGAtggttttattgccaagtaggttttcacatacaaggaatttgatgTGGTGTTTTAGTGCAATAAGTAACACTTGGCTGGTGTATTGCTGGGGACCCAAGTACGTGTTGTATTGAGTTGGACATTGCTTGGATGCACAACCCTAATTTTTTCCCCTAAAGTTGTTTTCTATTACATTTTCACACCAATATCCTCAGTGTGCCTTTGGCTGCTTGTGGGTGGAGATTAGTTGATCCTTGTTGCTTCTAATCATTGAAGGCAAATCTATGTTCTAACATGATACTACACTCTCACAACAGGCACTGTTTTAGTACAGAcatgcactaccagtcaaaggtttggacacacctcctcatttaatgttttttctttactttcacaactatttacattgtagattgtCACTggaggcatcaaaactatgaataaacacatggaattatggacaagacaaaaaagtgaaaaatattcaaaacatgttttagattttagattcttcaaaatttaaatctttttcaTTTAAGAGTGGTCTGTCAGAGATTGGTGGACAGTTATGCAAAATGCCTACAACaagtttttttcctctaaagAGGCAGTATGAGTTTCTGAGGACTAGGGTGTACTTACTTCCTCTCAACTGGACCTGTCCTACTGAACATTTCATTTGCAGtttactaaatactgacttaaCTCTATACGTAGCTTAAATAAAAAAGTTTGATCATGTCAAAATGTCGACAgtattgcttgtttttttttaaattgcattgtGTGACACCAGGAATGGTGGGGACTGGACAGAAAGTCCTGACTGTAGCCGAATATCAGAGGCACACTGTGATCTAAGTGCCCATCTCTGGCCCTTGGACAGGTAGGAACAGGTCTATCTCATTTACCAGTACATCTTCAACAGGCAGAACAtacaatgtattttttatttgagtAAATACCAATATGTACTCTTGTTTGACAGGACATATTCTGCTGACATTCAAACAGAACCTCCAGAGATGGACTATAACACTGATGTAGAGGACTTACCTCACACTTATTCTCCAGAGTTCAACCCCTACAGAGAGAGTAAGTATCACATGACAAACTATACTTCTATATATTTGCGGGGACCTTCACTGACATAACATTGACATTATCCAGCTGCTTTCTCCCTAGGCCTCCTAATCACCACAACTGTATGGCTATCCCTAACCTCTAACCATCACTGAACCTGACTCTATCCTGAACCTTAAAATCAAGTCTGAACCCTCAAATCCCTGTCAAACTGTCCTCATGTTCAAAAACTGTCGTCACTTTAATCATCATAAATCGTCATAAAGACAAatgcacatccacacacacacaatagcaAATGTTACACTTGCCACATACTGTTTTAAATTCCTGAAACGGccctgaaaagaaaaataaataaaataataaacaatgaaaataaacaatctttttcttattctgaaaaagaaagtaGCATATCAATAAACTGGCTTTCAGctaaatttttgtttattttaataataataataatccttgAGTGAGCTTCTTCAGCCAGCAGCTAGATCTCCAATATACTGTACTTGCAATGCATTATATAACTGCAGTATAACAGTTATGCCTGTAGGTTTTCACAATTATTTAGCTATTTTAAATCTTGTTAACTTTGAACATTAAATACATGAATTTATTGTTGCATCTTAAACTGATGTACGCTTAGGGAAGCATACacaataagaaaagcactcagagagtacagtactctgccaaggctgctcagctgttgtATGATTtgtgatggatgaaatcttcaaaAACTTCGTGGTttgcagcagtcgatttgtggTAGggtcacaatcatgtgatcatcagcaggcagctgacgtatcttttgttgtcatagttacagtgatgtcgtaccgctatctcgcaatgatacagaactctttaacaaatccgtggatccagactgcaAGCCACatgactgccaaaatctaatctgttggtccttgtgtcatttctgaccttctctgaaaattatattcaaatctgttttgagtaatgttgctgacagacagacaaaccaatgctgatCATCATGTAACTCCACCGAGGCTCCGCCACCCTGGTAgactaaaaaatataaattttgtGGCCAGTTTAACCTTTGAGGCACGGTAAACTTGAAATAAGAAAATGTTTTGGTGTCACagaatctttttcttttgttcctcaaaaaacagaagaagaaactttCAAAAGTGGTTTCTGCTATACTCATTCAGCACATCGGTCTGTTTAACAGTGGCAGTATAAATAATTTATAAACAGCCTCTCTGAATAAACCTGACAAGTAGTCTCAGCATCACTTTTGGTTGGCCCTCTCCTTAGGTAACATCAGTGCTGTGGAATTCAGTCTGGAGGCCACCAATGACAGTAAAGTCATTGTCAGCATCAAGGATCCTCTGACCACTCTTCACGATCGTCATGGAAAGCAGTTCAGCATCAGAGATGTTCTCCGAAACGATCTCAAGTACAAGATTAGCTACCACAAGTCTGGAAGTACAGGAAAGGTACAGTAATGAGACCTGAACACCGACTCCAATATGACTCACccatacaaacacaaacacaacattatGCTGAGAGGAGAAATCCTCATTTTGACTGTCAGATGGTAGTGTTTATTTTGTTCAAAACACTTCAGGTCTTTTAAAAAGCAGATCAGGATCTCCACCTTGAGGCAGAAGAGAAACATTTTGATGCCATGAAACTGTCTGGTATTATTGTCATGTCTGGGCCATGGTTTCAGGTGgaacagttttgttgtttttttttcactaattACAAGGTTTGCGGTTTGTTCCTAATGGGAGATTAGCCTCTGTCACATTAATGGGTGAAggagaaatacattttaaagcaatgttcaaaatgtgtattattaaatcattaaaagttttttttaaaactgcaattGTAATCCAGCcttccattatctatacaccactttatcctctgtaGTGTAAcaagggctggagtctatcacaGCTGATTTATGGTGAATGGACAATTTTGAATTACCAAATGACCatagcatgtctttggactgtggggtGAGAACCCCATGAGAACCCATGCAAGAACAGGGAAGCTGGGAATAGGCTAGCAGTGTCCCCTTTGGTTCTTAGGCTAATCTAATCTGCCGCCGACTGTAGCAATACATTTATTGACCACAGAAGACAATTGTCCTACCATCAAACTATTGCTTTAAAGgaacaaaataactacaaacttCTTGTTGCTGTTAGTACTTATTCCTGCTTTGGAAAGAAAATACTGAGTTaattaaaagataaaatgaaGATAGTAAGTGTAACGCTACATTATAACTACAGATGTAATTTTTAGATAAGATATATAAATTAGCAAACTCAAAAATTGTGTGTTAGATAGATGTAAACATAAGTGACTGTAATGTGTCTTATTTCTACCTGACAGAGAGACATCATAAGTGATTCCAGTGTGGCAAATGTGTCGAAGCTGGATTCAGGAGAAAGTTACTGCTTCATAGTGGCAGCTTTCATCCCGTCCAGACCCAAAGCCACCCAGCTGGGAACCTGGAGCACACAACAGTGCACTCATGTACATGGAGAGAACCTCCTACCAGGTGCACACCTTCTCAATACATTACACTGCACTACACTACATCCCACTGCACAGGAGGTTGACTCCATGCAGTGCACTGTATAGAATGAAATCATAACTTACTCCAAACAGTCGCAACTTTAGAGCCACCTGCCTGATATTTTGCAGGTCCCCTTTGTGCTGCCAGCTTGACATGACATGAACTTTACATGTCAACCCACATGTGATGCATATGGTCGCAAAACTCTTTTGCAATTAGAAATCAAATATTACGGCAAAGGCAGGACTACAGCCAGAGATTTAGaagtagaaaagcactcggagagcacatTACTCCATTAAGCTTGTTCATTCCCCATaaggcattgtcagaaatgcagcattttttattagttattgatgatcagaaatcacatagaatgtggccattcaATATagatgtacacacaaacaaaatggcgaACTTcgccgcattccttggcagagtaaaaaacaAGTCCTGTTTCTGGTCTtttggataaaatcatttgtctAATGTGCTCAGAAGAATGACCACAATGTACATCAATAGAAAAAGCTATGAAAACTTTCTTGTCTATGTCTCATCCATGTGTATCCTTAGGCCTTCATTGCATAGCGTGGGTCATTGATTATCTGAGGTACACAGTTAAGCACTCAACTGGCATTCCTCAACGTTTTTGACTTTCTCTTGTCCAAATGTCAAAAATGCAACTCAAAGTCACAGGCTTCAATTTCAGGaaaaattttagagaaaaaacCCACATAATGAATGGCCAAATTAGATCTAATTCAACAGTTAAACAAAATACACACTGTCTTCCTTTCTGATAATTGATACAGAACATGTCTCCATGCAGAATCCAACAGATAATGCTTGAGATGAGGAAATAGAAAAAATTTAGAACTGCAAAAAGGCATGAAAGAAAATACCTTGCCACACTACATTTAGCCTGTAGCtttttgagattttattttttgctttcttttattTGAGTGTTGAGAATTAATTGGAACGGCTTCCTAAATAGCATTGATGGGCctgtgctgctctctgctggacaACACAGACATGCACTACACTTCCTCACTTTGTTTTGTGGCTTCATTTTACTGTAATAtggcaaatgaaatgaaagattACTCATTCAGCTATTATAGACACAAAGGAAATAACCATCATCAACCTtgtattttgtcaaattttgaaaTAGGAAAGCACAAGGATAAAAACACATAACATATAATACACATAACAATGTGTATTGATACATTTTAAACACGAGTCCTTTGTTTAGCTTGTTTTGAGTTAGACATGGTTCATATTTCATATAGGAAGAGCACATGGTGTTAACAGCATGGCAACCTATACATCAAAATGTTGTTCTGTACAGCCTCTTCTGGTTAAAACTGTTACGTGCATGTAAAGTGATGAATGATTCAGCTAACTCTCTTACTGTGACTCTCCCTCAGATTTGAGACTTGAAACGTGGGTTGGTGTAGCCTTCATCCTGCTCACagtcctcatcatcatcatcacagtgACTGTCCTCTGCTGCAGATGCCGCcaacaaagaaacagaacatttcaaacatcttacaccaagtcagctgggatagactgtagcccccgcaaccctaatatGGATCAAGCGGTGTagatatggatggatggaaatctTACCTTATATTCTTTGTTCTCAGTGTATCAGTCCAGCTGCCTTCacattgttttctcttttgttcaGACTTATCCCTCCGTCAGCCCACTTTTTCTCTAATGTTCTGCCGCAACAACAGTAAACTCACAACAGTAACTTTTGTTGATCAAAAGGTctggaaaacaacagcaaatgtcCAGCACTTATATCGCTCTATTCTACCTTGGTAGTACTCAAAGCACTTATCAATGTGTTTCTTATTCACCCATTTCCAACCAATGGCAACAGAGGAAGGAGCAACTTTGGGCTCAGTGTCTGGACATTTTGACATGTCCGTGACAGGGGGATTGAACCACCAACCTCGTGATCAGTGGACAATCTGGTCAACCACCTGAGCCGCAGTCGTCCAACAAAAAGCAATGATCAGAGATAGTAGATTCATGCTATGATTGAACATATAGTTTCAGTAATTATTCAGAAGGTTCAACAATTTAGAGAGGCAGTCAGCCATGGCATTTATGACTGATCTGCTCTGTATCTGATTGAGTCCCTTCTCGTGACAAATGCACAGagagatttttcatttttccttgtTTGGTTTGGAAATCCACAAATTCCAGTCTTGAGTCTCTCAGTGTTATGTTGCAGCAGACTGTTTTCAGTCAAAAAACTTTCTCCAGAATGTCCCTGAAATGGAGGACTTAGGTACAATATTTAGTTCAATGTCACCACTGCTAGAATTTAGCAGCTATAGAGTCAGACTTTTCTGCTGCCTCCAACAAATGTTTGAACTTTGAGATTTAGTTGACAGTCTGCTGATCTGATTGTTCTTCTTAACAATGTCCTGTTTTGTACAGACAGTGGGGACAGTAGaagacaaagcaaacaaaatgtattgtagattacttttatttttaggtttttcatCACAGAACATCACATTTAGACAGCAACATGTACACCACACATAGATTTATCATCATCACAAAAAGCCATGGCCTCACCATGGCAAAACGCAGAAGTTTTTCTGAATATGGTTTCCTTCAACCATGGCTTTAAAGTGCATACATCTGTATCatagaaaacacacactgcaaaaaatgaaaagctcCAGAAGCAAGTTCATCTCTGACTCTCTCTGAACAATATTACTGCTCTGATAACTGCTTTCAGTTATATTCGTATCCTGTCCAGATATTATAAGCAGCCtgtaaatcaataaatacaaaaataaataaatacaaaaataaacaacaaataattcaACTGCATtctgtgtaaataataaaattgcttgttaactttgtcatttttacagtgcacGGAATGAGATGTTTATTGTGCTACATGTGCCTATGTACAGTGATGCATTTTCAGCACTTcttttaatctgtaaaataactgttaCCTTTACACAAATCAGTCTTAGCTCTGGACCGAAAATGGGAATAAAACATGTTGACACATTTGTAAGACAGTCCTAAAATCTAACTTCATTCACTTTCATGTGGTTCAAAATGGgagaagaaactgaaaaaatatgtttcaaGAGGATGGAAAAACTTTTACGATCTTCTGCCTCTAATAGGGTTAACTAGGTGTTCAGCTTGAGTATTCTACACAATGACGATATTGTAACATGCCCTCCTGTTTCAATGGATTCCTctacatgagtttttaaactTCCAGGACATAGGATTCTAGTCTTATTGAACCCAAACAACAAATTCCGTATCCCCACGGACACCAGTGGGTAAGTCAGCCAGGCAGTACATCAGCATTTTTCTGTGTGCTTCAAAACTCAAACTCTAAGCTGTCATGTTCCACTACAGCTTTACTGGTTTTGCAAACAGGGAATCTGACTTTGACCTTTAACGTTGAACACAAATCTAAGGAAAATAAGGCGTAACAGTGATATGCATGCTTCATGTTCAgctaaaataatttaatatgGAGGTAGGTGATGGTGACACATACTGCAAGACAATATCCTGCAAAGTGTGTATCATCAAAGATTCCACTGTACAGTTGCTATCTCATGGAATATCTTTGGTTGTATGAGTGAGGTTTTTGTGAGGAGATGGACCCCTTTATTGCAAACTgaatttttacatgtttaatatttcatgGTTCCATATATGAGATTTGGGACATTTAGATAGCATTAATGAAGTAGAAGACTGCATCTTTAGCACAGAGTGAAGTGACATTccctctgtgtggcatttagaaacagaaccagagcaACTTCTCATATCGCATCGTGAAAGCACAGTTTGAGTGTTCAGCATGCATCTAGTAGGGGAAAGATGCtgatttgtttgtattttttttattattaacaatTGTCTCGAGCAGTGCTAAGCCCAGAAGGCAGCAACAGTGCCCCAGCAAAACTATGAAATGGAACATTTGTATGCAAGGAGGCATGTGCTGTCGCATAAATAGGTTATTCCTTCATAGAACCTAGTAGGCCTGCCTTCCTGCACAATCCCATCTTACAAAACCTGCCATTTTTAGCAAGTAGGGTAttcatttgcagattttttttgtttcctttagtGAAGGAGATACAGGAAATGGTAACTCAGGAGATGGTAGAAAGAGAGGAAATAGCCACATGACATGCACTGAAGAAATCTACTTTTCTGGTTGTAAGTAAAACTGATGCTAGGATGCTGGTGCTCTGGTGGCATCCATGATTCTGAAAACTGTAGATTGAACTTTTATTGTCTTGGTTATATAGTGTACACAAGAATTAGTGTTCTGTCCTGCCGGCACATGTCTAATAGGTGTGAAAATCACACAATGTTTGCTTTCACTAGGTTTACAATGTTGTCCTGTCATTATGGTAAAGCAGTTATGAGGTAGGCAGAACAGAAACTTAAGAACTTAAATGTTTGCTCAGCACCTGCAGAGTCTGTTCCAGTGTCAAGGTAGACTGTCACCTGGGATATATATTCATCATACACAACATGTTGTTTCAtacatacacatttttttcattttatatgggGATACATCTATATGTACACTTTTCATTGCCTGATGAATCCTGACAGCACTGCTACCTGACTAGTAGACGAAATGTATTGTCTACTGGTCAGGTACACAAAAaagcatttgtgtgtctgtaaccTTAAATCAGCTATAATCAGTAACAATATCAAACTGTATTGTGAAAATAATATAACAGCACTCTGGTAGTAATGAACCTACAAAAAATCATCAGCTCAATCTGCAGCTCGATCCTTAAAGAGCTCAATGGtgagtttcagctcattgttcaGCTAGCTAGCTGTAACTTTACAGTTCTAGTTTGCTTTTAGTGCTCTCATAGTGTCATATTTGACCACAGCAGACAACTATTTTCAGAGAAAAAGCCATTATACTCTACCTGCTCAGCAGGAACCAGATTGCAGACAGAGACTAGTTGGTGAACACTGCCATGCATTTAGCACTAAACAGTCACATATTTAACCCAGGAGCTGGTAGAGAccaaaaagagaggaaaaaagtgaATATGTTGCACAGCCACTTCAGTGAATAACAACATTGCTTTGTTGCTTGGGGTCACAACATGTTTCCACTGGCCCCCAAGTGAACAAAAAGTCAGTAATTGCAAGTTTGACAGAAGATGTTATACGGCATGCAGTACGATCTGAAACCAATCAGCAAGCCTCCCGACTCCTCTTACACACAGTCACATCGTCAGTTTGGAATGAGCAGTGGAAGAGCAGTTAGAATTATTGTAAAGCCCATTTCTATCAGTTCTCACAACCTTCTGATGTCTTTGGTTAAATGAGGATAAACATGTTGGAAACTATTTTCATACTGGCCTATCAGACATGGCACAAAAATACTCTGAACGTTAGAAGCCAATTTGTGCCAAATGAACAGCACCCTCTGACCTTCTTGTGCTGTAAAGGGTAAGTGCTGAACTTAATCAAAAGCAAACCTAGCTGAGTCCCAGTTGCATACACCATACCAACATACTGACAAAAGCAGACAGTGGTGCAAAGACTAAAGTGACTGCTCAGAGTGCGCTCAAAAGTCTTGAAAATTCTTTTTAGCTTACAGTTTGGTTTTGTTGAGTGAAATTGGCAGTAGTGTTTGGGGAGAGCAATCTCCATCTGTCAGTGTCAAACTGTTAAGAAAATCAATGTCTGGTTTGCTACCTACTAATATAGTACACAACTAATATTAGTGCATAGCTGTCACTTAGCTGTAACAATATTATACCATGGAAGTGGGACAATGATGTAGAAAATTGCATTGTAAAGGACATTTAAAGCTGACTGTATTCTTAGTGACAGTCCAGTTCTTTACTACTACTGATTATAACATTCAAGTACTAAGTTCAGCAGCTAAACGCTTCAGAGAGGAACTTAGCACCCACCTAAAAGCTTGTCTTTCTGACCTCACATTACATCACTGCTGCACAGGTGTACTGTAGTATACTGTGACATGATTGTTAAGTGTGGCAACAGGTGCACCAAACCACATGTCTGACCAAAGTAAAGCTGCCGTCAGACATGAAACAGGCTTGAAATTTAAAGCCAGAGTTGGCAGTGAACCATTGTTTCTCAGGTTGCTGTTAAAAAATTCTTGGCGGCGCACTTTAAAATAACCGATGAGTGAAAACACTGGGTGTG includes these proteins:
- the LOC110961074 gene encoding tissue factor-like, producing the protein MGEKRDCCAKMASVKTLLNLGLFLSAWSITTADENFVPKAENVHWVSLDFKTILSWTTKPSDYTYSVLYSMNGGDWTESPDCSRISEAHCDLSAHLWPLDRTYSADIQTEPPEMDYNTDVEDLPHTYSPEFNPYRESNISAVEFSLEATNDSKVIVSIKDPLTTLHDRHGKQFSIRDVLRNDLKYKISYHKSGSTGKRDIISDSSVANVSKLDSGESYCFIVAAFIPSRPKATQLGTWSTQQCTHVHGENLLPDLRLETWVGVAFILLTVLIIIITVTVLCCRCRQQRNRTFQTSYTKSAGIDCSPRNPNMDQAV